The following nucleotide sequence is from Cyanobium sp. AMD-g.
CGAGAGCTTCGGCATCCGCCACGGCTCGATCACCACCCTGCACAACATCACCAACACCCAGGTGGTGATCGACAGTTTCAAGAGCGATCTGCGCCGGGCCCGCTCCTGCAGCCAGAGCCTGATCCCCACCACCACCGGCTCGGCCAGGGCGATCGGCCTGATCTTCCCGGAGCTGCAGGGCAAGCTCAACGGCCACGCCGTGCGGGTGCCCCTGCTCAATGCCTCGCTCACCGATGCGGTGTTCGAACTGGAGCGCCCGGTGACGGTGGCGGAGGTGAACGGCGCCTTCGCGGCGGCGGCGGCGGGGCCGCTGCTGGGGATTTTGGGCTACGAGGAGCGGCCCCTGGTGTCGGTGGATTATCTCAACGACAGCCGCAGTTCGATCGTCGATGCCCTCTCGACCATGGTGACGGGCGGCACCCAGCTGAAGGTGTACGCCTGGTACGACAACGAGTGGGGCTACAGCTGCCGGATGGCGGATCTGGCCTGCCATGTGGTGGCCCTCGACGCCGCCCGGGCGGCGTGAGCGGCCGATGCTTCCGCCCCTCTCCGGCCGGCCGCTCACGGCCCTGCAGCAGTACGCCATCGTCACGGCCAACTACTGGTGCTTCACCCTCACCGACGGCGCCCTGCGGATGCTGGTGGTGTTCCACTTCCGCTCACTGGGCTACAGCACGCTGGAGATCGCCTTTCTGTTTCTCTTCTACGAGTTCTTCGGCATCCTCACCAACCTCTACGGCGGCTGGCTGGGGGCCCGCTTCGGCCTGCGCCTCACCCTCTGGACCGGCACACTGATGCAGGTGGCGGCCCTGCTGATGCTGGTGCCCGTCGCCGACAGCTGGCCGAAATGGTGGAGCGTGGCCTACGTGATGGTGGCCCAGGCCCTCAGCGGCATTGCCAAGGATCTCAACAAGATGAGCGCCAAAAGTGCCATCAAGTCCGTGGTTCCGGAAACCCCCGACGACCACGACAAGGGCGAGAGCCAGCTGTTCCAGTGGGTGGCGATCCTCACCGGCTCCAAGAATGCCCTCAAGGGGGTGGGGTTCTTCCTCGGCGGCCTTCTGCTGGCCACGATCGGCTTCAACGCCGCCGTTGGCGCCATGGCGGCCGGCCTGTTCCTGGCCTTCCTGTTCACCCTGGTGCTGCCCGGGGAGATCGGCCGCATGAAGCAGAAGCCCGCCTTCACCGCCCTGTTCTCCAAGTCCCGCGGCATCAATGGGATCTCGCTGGCCCGGTTCTTTCTTTTCGGCGCCAGGGATGTCTGGTTCGTGGTGGCCCTGCCGGTGTTCCTGCAGACCAGCCTCGGCTGGCGCTACTGGGAGGTGGGCGGCTTCATGGGCCTGTGGGTGATCGGCTACGGCATTGTGCAGGGATCGGCCCCGGCCCTGCGGCGCAGCTGGGGCCAGAGCGCTCCGCCGGGCGTCTCCGCCGTGACCTTCTGGAGCGGACTGCTCACCGCCATTCCGGCCCTGATCGCCATCGCCCTTTGGCGCAACGTGGGGAATCCCGGTGTGGCCGTGGTGGTGGGACTGGCGGCCTTCGGGGTGGTGTTCGCCATGAATTCCTCCATCCACAGCTACATGATCCTGGCCTACACCGATGCCGAATCGGTGAGCATGAACGTCGGCTTCTATTACATGGCCAATGCCGCTGGCCGCCTGCTCGGCACGGTGCTCTCGGGTGCCCTGTTCCTGGTGGGGGGCCTGCAGGCCTGCCTGTGGAGCTCGGCCCTGCTGGTGGGGCTCGCGTGGCTGGTGAGCACCCGACTGCCGGCACCGCCGCGGCAGGCCCAGCCCAGCCCCCTGGCCACCGGCTGAGCCGCCCCGCTGGCCGGGTTGGTTTCGCCATGCTGGAGCACCCTCCCCCTGCCTGCCATGACGTTGAGCGCCCCCCCGCGCCAGAGGTTGCTGGAGGTGAACGGCGGCTGCTGGGAGGGCCTGTTCGCCCGCCTGGGCCCCGACGGCCGGGAGATCGAGCGGTTTCCCACCCGCCTGCTGGTCACCGACCAGGACGGCACGATCGAGGCCGCCCTCACCTACCTCGCCTCCGGGCGCACCGTGCCGATGCGCTTCAGCGAGCCGCCGGCGGCCATGCAGATCAGCACCGCCGGCCACTGGAGCCTGGGCATCGATCGCACCGGTCCATGGCCCTGGATCGCCGAGCTCTGCGTCGCCCATGGCCAGCGCCGCCGCCGCATCGTGTTGCGCCATGGCGTGGACAGCCTGGAGAGCCTCACCTACGCCAGGGAATGGCGGCCAGGTGTCAAGGATGCCGGCCCGGATGCGTCGCTGGTGGCCAGCCTGGAGCCCATCGAGACGGACGGTGCCACCACCACCCGCTGGAGCCTGGACGGCAACGTGGAGGTGCTGATCGTTCATCACCCCAGCCAGCCGGGGCCCGTGCAGGTGTCGCTCAGCTGGCAGGTGGACGCCAACGTGTGCTGCCGGATCGAGCGCCGTTACTCCCCCTACGGCCTGCTGGAGCCCCTGGCTGCCGACTGATGGGCCCGCCGCTGGTGTATCACCCGGCCTATTCGGTCCCCCTGCCCGATGGCCATCGCTTCCCGATGCAGAAGTTCCGGCTGCTGAAGGAGCGTCTCGAGCAGCTCGAACTCGCCGCCCCCGGGCAGATCCACCAGCCCCTGCCGGTGCCGCGCCGCTGGCTGGAGCTGGTGCATGGCCGCAGCTACCACGAGGCCTTCGCCCGTGGTCTGCTCAGCCGGCAGGAGCTGCGCCGGATCGGACTGCCCGTGTCCTGGCCCCTGGTGCGACGCAGCTGGCTGGCGGTGGGGGGCACGCTGCTGACGGCCCGGTTGGCCCTGCGCCACGGCCTGGCCTGCCATCTGGCGGGCGGCACCCACCACGCCTTCCCGCTGCATGGCAGTGGCTTCTGCATCTTCAACGACCTCGCCGTGACCGCCCGGGTGCTGCTGGCCGAGGGCCGGGTGCGCCAGGTGCTGGTGGTGGATCTGGATGTGCACCAGGGGGATGGCACGGCCGCGATCTTCACAGGCGACCCCCGGGTGTTCACCTTCTCCATGCATGGGGCCAGCAATTTCCCCCTGCACAAACAGGTGAGCGATCGCGACCTCTCCCTTGAGGACGGCGTGGCGGATGACGCCTACCTGCGGGCCCTGCAGCACACCTTGCCGGATCTGCTGGAGCAGGTCCGGCCCGACCTTGTTCTCTACAACGCCGGCGTCGATCCGCACCGGGACGACCGCCTCGGCCGGCTGGACCTGAGCGATGACGGTCTGCACCGGCGGGACTGGCTGGTGATCGACGCCGCCCTGCGCCGCCGCATTCCGGTGGCCACGGTGATCGGTGGTGGCTACGACCACCTGGCCGCCCTGGTGGAGCGGCACACCCTTGTGGTGCGCGCCGCCGATGCCCTGGCCCGGATCCACGCCACCGGGATGGAGCTGTCATGTCCGGTCACAGATGGCGCCTACGCCGGTAACGGGTGAGTCATCCGGAAGCGTTTGGCTTGGTGGGCAACGGAGCTTCCACCATGATCAGCCGTTCCTCCCGCCTGCTCCATGCCGCCCTGGTGGTGGCCTGTGGCGCCGGCATCGTCTACGCCCCGGTCCAGGCCCAGACCTCCCTGACCCTGCAACTGGGCCAGCCCGGCTACTTCGGCCCGATCAACCTTGGCAATCTGGCCCCGCCGCCCGTGTACGGCTTCAGACCGGTGATCGTCAGGCCCGACTCCAGGCGACGTGACGGCTGGACCCAGGCCGCCACCCAGCCGGTCTACCTGCGGGTGCCCATGAATCAGGCCCGGGACTGGGGCCGCTACTGCGGCGTGTATCAGGCCTGCAACGTGCCGGTGCAGTTCGTCCGTGACGACTGGTACCGCAACGTGTACGCCCCACGGGTGCGGGCCGCCCAGGCCAGAGCGGCCAAAGAGGCCCGCGACCGCTGGCGAGACGCCCGCCAAGCAAACAAGCGGGTGCTGGTGACACCCCAAGGGCGTGCCTACGGGTTTGAGCGGCGCCGCGACTGGGATGACGACGACGATTGAGAGCCAAGTCCCCAGCGACACGAGAGGGCCCGCCACGGTTGCAAGGCCGGAACGGGCTTTGTTCTGAGCTGGGTCAGCGTCAGCGGCGGCCCAGCAGGTCCTCCCAGGTGAGGGGATGCTGGGCAGGGTCGTGGCGCAGCGGCCTGGCCACCAGCAGACAGCTGGGATAGGCGGTGCCCCGGCCGGAGACGGCGGGAGAGGCACTGGGGCGGGTCGAAGGCGACGGACGCCTGGAGAGGGTGTTCATGGGAAAGGACTCAAGGGATATGGATCTCGCACCGGGGTGCTGCCGTTCCCACGCAGGGAATCGCACACGGCAGCCATTGCTGGACCTGGTGGACCGTCCCCAGGAAGCGCGGGGCGGCTCGGTGCTGGCTCCGGCGAAGGCGAACAACAGGTTCGCCGGCTTCTGCAGGAGGTAACAACCATAACCGATCTTCGTGCCGCTCCACCCGGGCCGGATCAGAACTCCCCAGCAATCAGACAGATGGTGGCCAGAAAAAATCCCAGACCTACAGTTGCTTGAGGCTCTCGATTCTCTCCGCGGAGAGGGCCTGTTGCGCCATTCATGTCCCAAGACCCGCATCCCGAGGGGAAACGAAGCATCCCAAGGCTTCTTGTCCCCGTCGGTGTCTCCGTCAGCCTCACCCTGCCCTCAAAGCAGTCGGTGTTTGTCAATCTCCGCGACGTCAGCGAGAAGGGAGCCTGTGTGATGCGTATGGGCGGTCTTGACATCCAGACGGACGACAACGTCATCTTCGTGGCCCGC
It contains:
- a CDS encoding ArsJ-associated glyceraldehyde-3-phosphate dehydrogenase, with amino-acid sequence MRIGINGFGRIGRLVFRALWGRPGLELVHVNDSAGDAAGAAHLLEFDSVHGRWSRPVAAGADGGGFTVDGQRVGWSRQSDPVLVPWQAAGVELVLECSGKVKTPEALAPYLHQGGVQRVIVACPVKGELDGIEIPNIVFGINHGTYVPERHRILTAASCTTNCLAPVVKVVHESFGIRHGSITTLHNITNTQVVIDSFKSDLRRARSCSQSLIPTTTGSARAIGLIFPELQGKLNGHAVRVPLLNASLTDAVFELERPVTVAEVNGAFAAAAAGPLLGILGYEERPLVSVDYLNDSRSSIVDALSTMVTGGTQLKVYAWYDNEWGYSCRMADLACHVVALDAARAA
- the arsJ gene encoding organoarsenical effux MFS transporter ArsJ, yielding MLPPLSGRPLTALQQYAIVTANYWCFTLTDGALRMLVVFHFRSLGYSTLEIAFLFLFYEFFGILTNLYGGWLGARFGLRLTLWTGTLMQVAALLMLVPVADSWPKWWSVAYVMVAQALSGIAKDLNKMSAKSAIKSVVPETPDDHDKGESQLFQWVAILTGSKNALKGVGFFLGGLLLATIGFNAAVGAMAAGLFLAFLFTLVLPGEIGRMKQKPAFTALFSKSRGINGISLARFFLFGARDVWFVVALPVFLQTSLGWRYWEVGGFMGLWVIGYGIVQGSAPALRRSWGQSAPPGVSAVTFWSGLLTAIPALIAIALWRNVGNPGVAVVVGLAAFGVVFAMNSSIHSYMILAYTDAESVSMNVGFYYMANAAGRLLGTVLSGALFLVGGLQACLWSSALLVGLAWLVSTRLPAPPRQAQPSPLATG
- a CDS encoding DUF3598 family protein; amino-acid sequence: MTLSAPPRQRLLEVNGGCWEGLFARLGPDGREIERFPTRLLVTDQDGTIEAALTYLASGRTVPMRFSEPPAAMQISTAGHWSLGIDRTGPWPWIAELCVAHGQRRRRIVLRHGVDSLESLTYAREWRPGVKDAGPDASLVASLEPIETDGATTTRWSLDGNVEVLIVHHPSQPGPVQVSLSWQVDANVCCRIERRYSPYGLLEPLAAD
- a CDS encoding histone deacetylase, with product MGPPLVYHPAYSVPLPDGHRFPMQKFRLLKERLEQLELAAPGQIHQPLPVPRRWLELVHGRSYHEAFARGLLSRQELRRIGLPVSWPLVRRSWLAVGGTLLTARLALRHGLACHLAGGTHHAFPLHGSGFCIFNDLAVTARVLLAEGRVRQVLVVDLDVHQGDGTAAIFTGDPRVFTFSMHGASNFPLHKQVSDRDLSLEDGVADDAYLRALQHTLPDLLEQVRPDLVLYNAGVDPHRDDRLGRLDLSDDGLHRRDWLVIDAALRRRIPVATVIGGGYDHLAALVERHTLVVRAADALARIHATGMELSCPVTDGAYAGNG
- a CDS encoding PilZ domain-containing protein is translated as MSQDPHPEGKRSIPRLLVPVGVSVSLTLPSKQSVFVNLRDVSEKGACVMRMGGLDIQTDDNVIFVARDYDSGSTIKLRCKVRWVRSTGFSTQLGLCFLSSSLSEDSLTRLVS